From Pseudomonas sp. stari2, a single genomic window includes:
- a CDS encoding NAD(P)/FAD-dependent oxidoreductase has protein sequence MPAWRTISLWMDQLDEPLTARPALEQDLDVDVAIIGAGYTGLWTAYYLKKHAPGLDIAIVEAQTAGFGASGRNGGWLMGNLLGEDRLLAGLSPAQRRASFDLLHSIPDEVEVVLEREGIDCDYRKGGVLYCAARYPEQEASLREYLNKLHAQGLTDDDYRWLNPEQLAQQIRVAKPYGGIYAPHVATIQPAKLVRGLARTVQGMGVKIYENSPVTHWQSGSLRTDKASVRSRWIVPAIEGYSVTLPPLGRYQLPVQSLIVATEPLSAATWDEIGLNRGQAFSEFSRQVTYGQRSADNRLIFGARGGYQFAGQLRHNFDLTRDEVELRRYLFGELFPQLKNTTITHAWGGNLGMSRHFKPHMFCDRANGIALSGGYGGEGVGASNLGGRTLADLILERDTELVHQPWVLPDGGIHALRAWEPEPCRWLGYNAIIKSFVHEDQTLANPATAPWRRKLASRVAGFMEGFMH, from the coding sequence ATGCCGGCGTGGCGCACTATCAGTTTGTGGATGGACCAACTTGACGAGCCGCTCACGGCGCGCCCGGCGCTGGAACAAGACCTTGACGTCGACGTGGCAATCATCGGCGCCGGTTACACCGGGTTATGGACCGCGTACTACCTGAAGAAACACGCGCCAGGCCTGGACATTGCCATTGTCGAGGCGCAAACCGCCGGTTTTGGCGCATCCGGCCGCAACGGTGGCTGGTTGATGGGCAATCTGCTGGGCGAGGATCGCCTGCTGGCGGGCCTGTCGCCAGCACAACGCCGCGCCTCATTCGATCTGCTGCACAGCATTCCCGATGAGGTGGAGGTCGTCCTCGAGCGCGAAGGCATCGACTGCGATTACCGCAAGGGCGGGGTGCTTTACTGCGCCGCGCGCTATCCCGAGCAGGAAGCCAGCCTGCGCGAGTATCTGAACAAACTGCACGCCCAAGGCCTGACCGACGACGATTATCGCTGGCTCAATCCTGAGCAACTGGCGCAGCAGATTCGCGTCGCCAAGCCTTATGGCGGCATCTACGCACCCCATGTGGCAACCATTCAGCCGGCAAAACTGGTGCGCGGCCTGGCCCGGACCGTTCAGGGCATGGGCGTGAAGATCTACGAAAACAGTCCCGTGACCCATTGGCAGTCGGGCAGTTTGCGCACCGACAAGGCCAGCGTTCGCAGTCGCTGGATCGTCCCGGCCATCGAAGGTTATTCGGTGACGCTGCCGCCGCTGGGTCGCTATCAATTGCCGGTGCAGAGTCTGATTGTCGCCACCGAACCATTGTCGGCGGCGACCTGGGACGAAATCGGCCTCAACCGTGGCCAGGCCTTCAGTGAGTTCAGCCGCCAAGTCACCTACGGCCAGCGGAGCGCCGATAACCGGCTGATTTTTGGCGCCCGTGGCGGCTATCAGTTCGCCGGCCAGTTGCGCCACAACTTCGATCTGACCCGGGATGAAGTGGAACTGCGGCGCTATCTGTTCGGCGAGCTGTTCCCGCAGCTGAAAAACACCACGATCACCCACGCCTGGGGCGGCAATCTCGGCATGTCCCGGCATTTCAAGCCGCACATGTTCTGCGACCGGGCCAACGGCATCGCGCTGTCCGGCGGTTATGGCGGGGAGGGCGTCGGTGCTTCCAACCTGGGCGGCCGCACCCTGGCCGATCTGATCCTCGAGCGCGATACCGAACTGGTGCATCAGCCCTGGGTGCTGCCGGACGGTGGAATCCATGCGCTGCGGGCCTGGGAGCCGGAACCGTGCCGCTGGCTCGGCTACAACGCGATCATCAAAAGCTTCGTCCACGAAGACCAGACCCTGGCCAACCCGGCAACCGCGCCCTGGCGGCGCAAGCTAGCCAGTCGAGTGGCCGGGTTCATGGAAGGTTTCATGCACTAA
- a CDS encoding AraC family transcriptional regulator, translating into MHADDDGPQQTPATAETVMRYHLCWKHRDLDGVMALYHPDIQYNDFFQNRVLGLDELREYVRVSMPRESDEALEHCDRIRIDGNTAFIQYEVTLRGGNGLVSFRSSEAITVKDAKIWRVNEYASLVREQGSSSSTPSQRPAASRLGLSPRQLSFMAEDLQQYFQRQQPYLDPELDLQRVAKECGYSRNQISYLLNQVLGQSFYRYVNQARLQHLLQSLDNATPPLRIDELAFAAGFNSISAFYSCFRQHTGQSPKAYAKQISLRTRAQDSP; encoded by the coding sequence ATGCACGCCGATGATGACGGCCCGCAGCAGACCCCGGCCACGGCCGAAACGGTCATGCGCTATCACCTGTGCTGGAAACACCGGGATCTGGATGGCGTCATGGCGCTTTACCATCCGGACATTCAGTACAACGATTTTTTCCAGAACCGCGTGCTCGGCCTCGACGAACTGCGCGAGTACGTTCGCGTCAGCATGCCCCGTGAATCCGACGAAGCGCTGGAGCATTGCGACCGGATCCGCATCGACGGCAACACGGCGTTCATTCAATACGAAGTGACCCTGCGTGGCGGTAATGGCCTGGTGTCGTTCCGTTCCAGCGAAGCGATTACCGTCAAGGACGCGAAAATCTGGCGGGTCAACGAATACGCGTCACTGGTGCGCGAGCAGGGCTCCAGTAGCTCGACGCCGAGTCAGCGTCCGGCGGCGAGCCGGCTGGGCCTGTCGCCACGCCAGCTGAGTTTCATGGCCGAAGACCTGCAGCAGTATTTCCAGCGTCAGCAGCCGTACCTCGATCCCGAACTGGACCTGCAGCGGGTGGCGAAGGAGTGCGGTTACAGCCGCAACCAGATTTCCTATCTGCTGAACCAGGTGCTGGGGCAGAGCTTCTACCGCTACGTGAATCAGGCGCGGCTCCAGCATTTGCTGCAATCGCTGGACAACGCCACGCCGCCGCTGCGCATCGATGAACTGGCGTTCGCCGCCGGGTTCAACTCGATTTCGGCGTTTTATAGCTGTTTTCGCCAGCACACCGGCCAGTCGCCCAAGGCTTATGCCAAACAAATTTCTTTGCGGACACGCGCGCAAGACAGTCCTTGA